A section of the Littorina saxatilis isolate snail1 unplaced genomic scaffold, US_GU_Lsax_2.0 scaffold_914, whole genome shotgun sequence genome encodes:
- the LOC138957137 gene encoding LOW QUALITY PROTEIN: protein glass-like (The sequence of the model RefSeq protein was modified relative to this genomic sequence to represent the inferred CDS: inserted 2 bases in 1 codon) — protein DYPLFKSEKSTHDIADALLSLKHAVVHPQFGGPLSPPSPHPMPHLGHHPSGQSLPPYPSAPSPGLQGGGQGYGSGHGYGHSHGHGQSLLHTSYGVGVGVGVGVQYGQQYPDPCSSPSGQLPPSHPPSLGPPPPPPPHPNQASGMAFPTMSVNVSMSMNVGMAHNLHPHNGYNYPPHFHQQWPPPPSPAQPPSPPPLGSQYHHNSGFAASGMGQYSGYPPTQLSSVQPQGVPNGYPGGPYPIGPDLRSGGDSRFFYKSGGGDFAGGDARFPYKSACGDAFKDPGPRYYSMRHPHHHLHEDPEDGFGGLNSKRSKLFTDKVAMAAAAAAAVSVTKQPPSPPSPPPPPSRHAQNQPXCRICGKTYARPSTLKTHLRTHSGEKPYKCNTCNKSFSQAANLTAHIRTHSGEKPFRCPICDRRFSQSSSVTTHMRTHSGDRPYRCRLCKKAFSDSSTLTKHLRIHSGEKPYQCKLCLLRFSQSGNLNRHMRVHANQA, from the exons AGACTATCCACTGTTCAAATCCGAGAAGTCAACCCATGACATTGCCGACGCCCTGCTGTCCTTGAAGCACGCGGTGGTGCACCCACAGTTCGGAGGTCCTCTGTCTCCTCCCTCACCTCACCCCATGCCTCACTTGGGCCACCACCCCTCGGGCCAGAGCCTGCCCCCCTACCCTTCCGCTCCATCCCCGGGGCTACAAGGCGGGGGTCAGGGCTATGGTTCCGGCCACGGATACGGCCACAGCCACGGCCACGGGCAGTCTCTGCTGCACACTTCGTATGGAGTTGgagtaggggtgggggtgggggtccaGTACGGTCAGCAGTACCCGGACCCCTGCTCCAGCCCCTCCGGCCAGTTGCCCCCttcccaccccccttccctggGTCCTCCTCCTCCGCCCCCTCCCCACCCGAACCAGGCGAGCGGCATGGCCTTCCCCACGATGAGCGTCAACGTGTCCATGTCCATGAACGTGGGGATGGCCCACAACCTGCACCCGCACAACGGCTACAACTACCCACCCCACTTCCACCAGCAGTGGCCTCCCCCACCTTCTCCCGCCCAGCCCCCTTCGCCCCCACCCTTGGGCAGCCAGTACCACCACAACTCGGGGTTCGCTGCCTCCGGGATGGGCCAGTATTCCGGGTACCCTCCCACCCAGCTGTCTTCGGTTCAGCCCCAGGGCGTCCCCAACGGGTACCCGGGGGGACCTTACCCGATCGGACCAGATCTGCGAAGCGGGGGCGACTCTCGCTTCTTCTACAAGTCGGGAGGCGGGGACTTTGCAGGCGGCGACGCCAGGTTCCCCTACAAGTCAGCATGCGGAGATGCGTTCAAGGACCCCGGCCCCCGCTACTACTCCATGCGACATCCACACCACCACCTGCACGAAGACCCCGAGGATGGCTTCGGGGGTCTCAACAGCAAGAGGTCCAAGCTTTTCACGGACAAAGTCGCCATGGCGGCGGCTGCGGCGGCGGCGGTCTCCGTCACAA AACAACCCCCATCacccccatcaccaccaccaccaccatcaaggCATGCTCAAAACCAACC GTGTCGTATCTGCGGCAAGACCTACGCCAGGCCTTCCACGTTGAAAACACACCTTCGGACACACAGCGGCGAGAAACCGTATAAATGCAACACTTGCAACAAGTCCTTCTCCCAGGCCGCCAACCTGACGGCGCACATCAGAACACACAGCGGAGAAAAGCCGTTTCGCTGTCCCATCTGTGACCGGCGCTTCTCGCAGAGCTCTTCGGTGACAACTCACATGAGAACACACTCTGGAGACAGACCCTATCGCTGCAGACTGTGTAAGAAAGCTTTCTCTGACAGCTCCACGCTCACCAAGCATCTGAGGATCCACAGCGGGGAGAAACCGTATCAGTGTAAACTGTGTCTTTTGCGCTTCTCTCAGTCTGGCAATCTGAACAGGCACATGAGAGTGCATGCCAACCAGGCTTAA